One genomic window of Acidobacteriota bacterium includes the following:
- the murJ gene encoding murein biosynthesis integral membrane protein MurJ: MSLVRNTAVQASLTFASRILGFARDIILAAKIGAGPVGDAWATAQQFPNLFRRIFAEGAFASAFVPTYARTLEAEGPEAARAVAEDALKVLFAATAALTILAQIFMPWVLLVIHGGQAGDTENYNLAVLLTRITMPYLTFMAIAALFSGVLNSLERFILSAGAPTLLNLCLIPAGLLGTTPQLTATYAAIAFFIAGLLQAGALWWGISHQKVKLSLIGWPRLTPAVKKVLMLAVPGTIAASGTQINIIVSQSLASFEVGAKSWLYAADRLYQLPLGLVGVAVGVAILPRLSRAARAGDSDAGARTMDEGLGLAMALTFPAAAGLMAAPVYLIDAFFVRGAFLPSDAAAAGAALFHFAWGVPAFVLIKVLAPPFFAREDTKTPMRFALVSVVVNTLLGAGLFFWLKQIGQDGFPGLAIATSTAAWVNTFLLWITLTRRGWYTPGPKLAGGLIRAGLATAILTAGILLMLWQQPAIITAVGGSHALAAAATVTAAAVIYGLAALITGAVRISDLRQALRR, from the coding sequence ATGAGCCTGGTTCGCAACACCGCCGTTCAGGCGTCTCTGACCTTCGCCAGCCGCATCCTCGGCTTTGCGCGCGACATCATCCTCGCCGCCAAGATCGGCGCCGGGCCGGTGGGCGATGCCTGGGCCACGGCCCAGCAGTTCCCGAATCTCTTCCGCCGCATTTTCGCCGAAGGCGCCTTCGCCTCGGCCTTCGTGCCAACCTATGCGCGCACCCTGGAGGCCGAAGGCCCCGAAGCTGCTCGCGCGGTGGCCGAAGATGCCCTCAAGGTCCTCTTTGCCGCCACCGCCGCGCTGACGATCCTTGCCCAGATCTTCATGCCCTGGGTCCTGCTGGTCATCCATGGCGGCCAGGCCGGCGATACCGAGAACTACAATCTCGCCGTGCTGCTCACCCGCATCACGATGCCTTACCTCACCTTCATGGCCATCGCCGCGCTCTTCTCCGGCGTCCTGAACTCGCTGGAGCGGTTCATCCTCTCGGCCGGCGCGCCGACGCTGCTGAACCTCTGCCTGATCCCCGCCGGCCTGCTCGGCACCACGCCGCAGCTGACCGCCACCTATGCCGCCATCGCTTTCTTCATCGCCGGTCTCCTGCAGGCGGGCGCGCTCTGGTGGGGTATCTCGCACCAGAAGGTGAAGCTCAGCCTGATCGGCTGGCCGCGCCTGACGCCCGCCGTCAAAAAGGTGCTGATGCTCGCCGTGCCCGGTACGATCGCGGCCTCCGGCACGCAGATCAACATCATCGTCAGCCAGTCGCTCGCCAGCTTCGAGGTCGGTGCCAAGAGCTGGCTCTACGCCGCTGACCGGCTCTACCAGCTGCCGCTCGGCCTCGTGGGTGTCGCGGTCGGCGTTGCCATCCTGCCGCGCCTCAGCCGCGCCGCGCGGGCAGGGGACTCCGATGCCGGCGCCCGCACAATGGATGAAGGCCTCGGCCTCGCGATGGCGCTCACCTTTCCGGCCGCTGCCGGCCTGATGGCCGCGCCTGTCTACCTGATCGACGCCTTCTTCGTGCGCGGCGCCTTCCTGCCGTCGGACGCGGCCGCCGCCGGCGCCGCGCTCTTCCACTTCGCCTGGGGCGTGCCCGCCTTCGTGCTCATCAAGGTGCTCGCCCCGCCCTTCTTCGCGCGGGAAGACACGAAAACGCCGATGCGCTTCGCGCTCGTCTCGGTCGTGGTCAACACTCTGCTCGGGGCAGGGCTGTTCTTCTGGCTGAAGCAGATCGGCCAGGACGGCTTCCCCGGTCTCGCCATCGCCACCAGTACGGCCGCCTGGGTCAACACCTTCCTGCTTTGGATCACGCTCACCCGGCGCGGATGGTATACGCCGGGGCCGAAGCTCGCCGGCGGCCTGATCCGGGCGGGCCTCGCCACCGCCATCCTCACCGCCGGCATCCTGCTGATGCTCTGGCAGCAGCCCGCCATCATCACGGCCGTGGGCGGCTCCCACGCGCTCGCCGCCGCCGCCACGGTCACCGCCGCCGCCGTCATTTATGGCCTGGCCGCCCTGATCACCGGCGCTGTCAGGATCAGCGACCTCCGGCAGGCTTTGCGCCGCTGA